A genomic segment from Alkalilimnicola ehrlichii MLHE-1 encodes:
- the gspC gene encoding type II secretion system protein GspC, protein MAAESGYRGLGIAGVERLGAFAGGLLTGRGGHWLRWLLAVLLVILLAQGGARLTWWLLGYGPAQEVPAAAWSGPEEPAAPGGDEADAGETRLAAVARLHLLGQAEDDDELDAVLATEELPETRLNLELKGVLARGGQGQGAALIASRGRTEVFRVSDEVPGGATLVQVHTDRVVLRRDGRHELLRLPRKVAELLASADFDVPGTQAGRGSDAARVLPAAARGDVDREALSDLRGELTRNPERLWDIVNVRPVMEGGRLQGYRLQPVQHQALFRQAGLRDDDVVTAVNGVGLDNPARMGELMGSLATADRITLDVRRDGRMETVIVELQ, encoded by the coding sequence ATGGCGGCCGAATCAGGATACAGAGGGCTGGGTATTGCCGGGGTCGAGCGGTTGGGCGCCTTTGCCGGCGGCCTGCTGACCGGGCGTGGCGGGCACTGGCTGCGCTGGCTGCTGGCGGTGCTGCTGGTGATTCTGCTGGCGCAGGGGGGTGCCCGCCTGACCTGGTGGCTGCTCGGTTACGGCCCGGCCCAGGAGGTGCCTGCCGCGGCGTGGTCCGGGCCGGAGGAGCCTGCCGCGCCTGGCGGCGATGAGGCCGATGCCGGCGAGACGCGCCTGGCGGCGGTGGCCCGCCTGCACCTGTTGGGGCAGGCCGAGGACGACGACGAGCTGGACGCCGTCCTGGCCACCGAGGAACTCCCGGAGACCCGGCTCAACCTGGAGCTGAAAGGGGTGCTGGCCCGTGGCGGCCAGGGCCAGGGCGCGGCGCTGATCGCCAGCCGGGGCCGCACTGAGGTCTTCCGGGTATCGGACGAGGTGCCGGGTGGCGCCACCCTGGTCCAGGTCCACACCGACCGGGTGGTGCTGCGCCGTGACGGCCGCCACGAGCTGCTGCGCCTGCCCCGGAAAGTGGCCGAACTGCTCGCGAGCGCCGACTTCGATGTGCCCGGGACCCAGGCCGGGCGTGGGTCGGATGCCGCCCGGGTGCTCCCGGCGGCCGCGCGGGGCGATGTGGACCGCGAGGCCCTGTCCGACCTGCGCGGTGAACTCACGCGCAACCCGGAACGGCTGTGGGATATCGTCAACGTCCGGCCGGTGATGGAGGGCGGACGACTGCAGGGCTACCGGCTGCAGCCCGTCCAGCACCAGGCGCTGTTCCGTCAGGCCGGACTGCGGGATGATGACGTGGTGACGGCGGTCAACGGCGTGGGTCTGGATAACCCGGCGCGGATGGGGGAACTCATGGGCAGCCTGGCGACCGCCGACCGGATAACCCTGGATGTCCGCCGGGACGGGCGGATGGAAACCGTGATAGTGGAGCTGCAATGA
- a CDS encoding outer membrane protein assembly factor BamD yields MLWRTSPVLVLLLLVLSGCATTSGPDDRRAGTAAEQYRAGVAALDEDDRAAARERFEALIERHATSRHAGQARAELAWLHYRAGELDAAREQASRMAETHPDHPSLPYALYVAAMAAEQQWEDSLARGEPDQRLARRAFADYRAVVDLDAEDRHAGLALEAMSALREAIARHELDLARTRLEDGAADEALDRARYVGEHYPRSETLGDAMALQINALESLGEQDKAGEVRRMLRLHQPDHPAVQD; encoded by the coding sequence ATGCTGTGGCGTACCTCCCCGGTACTGGTTCTCCTGTTACTGGTGCTTTCCGGCTGTGCCACCACTTCAGGGCCGGACGACCGCCGCGCCGGTACCGCGGCGGAGCAGTACCGTGCGGGGGTGGCGGCACTGGACGAGGACGACCGGGCGGCCGCGCGCGAGCGCTTCGAGGCGCTGATCGAACGCCACGCCACCAGCCGCCACGCCGGCCAGGCCCGGGCGGAACTGGCCTGGCTGCATTACCGCGCCGGCGAGTTGGACGCCGCCCGGGAGCAGGCCTCCCGCATGGCGGAGACCCACCCGGACCACCCCAGTCTGCCCTACGCGCTGTATGTCGCGGCCATGGCCGCGGAGCAACAGTGGGAGGACAGCCTGGCACGGGGTGAGCCGGATCAGCGGCTGGCCCGCCGCGCCTTTGCCGATTACCGGGCCGTGGTGGACCTGGATGCGGAGGACCGCCACGCCGGTCTGGCCCTGGAGGCGATGAGCGCACTGCGCGAGGCCATCGCCCGCCACGAGCTGGACCTGGCCCGGACCCGGCTGGAGGATGGGGCGGCAGACGAGGCGCTGGACCGCGCCCGCTACGTGGGTGAGCACTACCCCCGTTCCGAGACGTTGGGCGATGCCATGGCGCTGCAGATCAATGCGCTGGAATCCCTGGGGGAGCAGGACAAGGCCGGCGAAGTGCGCCGGATGCTGCGCCTGCATCAACCGGACCATCCGGCGGTGCAGGATTAG
- a CDS encoding alpha/beta fold hydrolase: MGETLCADGAVMRHGWVDGPDPTVLAVHGWSCRSDYWADQLDALAGRHRVVLPDLPGHGCSDRPVEPRSPARYAEDLETLVLERDLQGVVVMGHSMGGAVALELAARRPDRVAGVLLVDTFVIDYGGLDAATRQAIYAPFAADFPAAIQGLLEQTSTAGTPASLKARLSREMSAVDVAAVLPAWQALLAWDPAPVLERVECPVHAINGDLIPESARARWAGRIEEQRLAGCGHFLQMEDPARFNPAMSRVLDHLSGVG, translated from the coding sequence ATGGGTGAGACCCTGTGCGCAGACGGCGCGGTGATGCGCCATGGCTGGGTCGACGGCCCCGACCCGACGGTACTGGCGGTGCACGGCTGGTCCTGCCGGTCGGACTATTGGGCGGATCAGTTGGACGCCCTGGCAGGCCGTCACCGGGTAGTGTTGCCGGACCTGCCCGGGCACGGGTGTTCCGACAGGCCCGTGGAGCCGCGCTCACCGGCGCGCTACGCCGAGGACCTGGAGACCCTGGTGCTGGAGAGGGACCTGCAGGGCGTTGTGGTGATGGGGCACTCCATGGGCGGTGCGGTGGCCCTGGAACTGGCTGCCCGGCGACCCGACCGGGTCGCCGGCGTGCTGCTGGTGGACACCTTCGTGATCGACTATGGCGGGTTGGATGCCGCCACCCGGCAGGCCATCTACGCGCCCTTCGCGGCGGACTTTCCCGCCGCGATCCAGGGGCTGCTGGAGCAGACCAGCACCGCCGGGACGCCGGCGAGCCTGAAGGCACGCCTGAGCCGGGAGATGAGCGCGGTGGATGTGGCCGCCGTGCTCCCGGCCTGGCAGGCACTGCTGGCCTGGGATCCGGCGCCGGTGCTGGAGCGGGTGGAATGCCCGGTGCACGCCATTAACGGTGACCTGATCCCGGAGAGCGCCCGCGCGCGCTGGGCCGGTCGGATTGAGGAGCAGCGCCTGGCAGGGTGCGGGCATTTCCTGCAGATGGAGGACCCCGCGCGCTTCAACCCGGCGATGTCCCGGGTGCTGGATCACCTCAGCGGGGTGGGCTAA